Proteins from one Telopea speciosissima isolate NSW1024214 ecotype Mountain lineage chromosome 1, Tspe_v1, whole genome shotgun sequence genomic window:
- the LOC122649585 gene encoding transcription factor MYB4-like, translating into MARTPCCEKSGLKKGAWTPEEDKKLVSYIKRYGHWNWRELPKFAGLSRCGKSCRLRWMNYLRPNIKRGNYSREEEEIIINMHRALGNKWATIAAKLPERTDNEIKNHWHTSLKKRSKQILMESESKPQTSESSKQESSEPSNLLPNTLPSIFQTLEEDSPLSPVPSLSDFSFSSTDEYSTVLSDKVAESSGDFWTESYVEANSYIQESFPETWAYPEILFPLSPFSLEESFCTYRSYEEDNFMEWFN; encoded by the exons ATGGCGAGGACTCCCTGCTGTGAGAAATCTGGATTAAAGAAGGGGGCATGGACTccagaagaagataagaagttGGTCTCTTACATTAAGAGATATGGCCATTGGAACTGGCGTGAGCTTCCGAAATTCGCAG GTCTATCAAGGTGTGGAAAGAGTTGCAGACTCCGATGGATGAATTACCTGAGACCGAATATCAAAAGAGGAAATTacagtagagaagaagaggaaatcatcatcaacatgcatCGAGCTCTAGGGAATAA ATGGGCCACAATTGCAGCAAAATTACCAGAAAGGACAGACAATGAAATCAAGAATCATTGGCACACCAGTCTTAAAAAACGTTCGAAACAAATTCTGATGGAATCAGAATCAAAACCTCAAACATCCGAAAGCAGCAAACAAGAATCATCAGAGCCCAGTAACTTGCTCCCTAATACtcttccatcaatattccaaactTTGGAAGAAGACTCACCTTTGTCTCCAGTTCCATCTTTgagtgatttttctttttcaagcaCTGATGAATATAGTACTGTTTTATCAGACAAAGTTGCAGAATCCAGTGGAGATTTCTGGACAGAATCATATGTGGAAGCAAATTCTTACATCCAAGAGAGCTTTCCAGAGACCTGGGCTTACCCGGAAATACTGTtccctctttctcccttctctcttgaAGAGTCCTTCTGTACATACAGATCCTATGAAGAAGACAATTTCATGGAATGGTTCAATTAA